CTTGCACCACGACGCTGGACTTGGCCAGGGCAGCGGCATCGATCTGCGGCTGTGCGGTGACCAGTTGCTCGACCTGACGGCCGACCAGGTTTTTCTTGTCCGGCCAGAATTGCACCTGCCAGGCACGGTTGCCCTCGGCCAGCGGGCCGATCAGCAGCGGTTGCAGCTCGGCCCAGGCTTTTTGCGCGTGCAGGAAATCGGCGCGGGCGGTTTCGAGGTTTTCCTTGCCTTCGCAGTAGGCGAGGGCGCTGACGGCCAACTGGCGGTCGGCTTCAACCCAGCGGGTGTAGGTCGGCAGAATCACCGACTTGGCGATCGCCGCCGAAGTGACAGCTTGCGGGTCCTGTGGCGAACAGGCGCCCAAGGCTAGCGCGGCAAGGCTGGTGAACAACAATTTGGGACGGAACATGTCGGGCTCCCGCTGGAAGAGTGCGTATTAAAGGGAATTCAAAAACGCCAGCAACGCAGCGCGCTGCTCGGCATTGAAAGACAAAACCTGTTGCTGCGCCGCTTTCGCCTCGCCGCCATGCCAGAGCACGGCTTCGAGCAAGTTGCGGGCGCGGCCGTCATGCAAGAACTGGGTGTGGCCACTGACCGCTTCCGTCAGGCCGATGCCCCACAACGGCGGCGTGCGCCAGTCGCGGCCGCTGGCCTGGAATTCAGTGCGGTTGTCGGCCAGACCGTCGCCCATGTCATGCAGCAGCAAATCGCTGTAAGGGCGAATCACTTGATTGGCCAGTTCAGGTTCGGCGGCGTTGGCGGCGGTGGTGTATTTCGGTGTGTGACAGGACTGGCAGCCGGCCTGGTAAAACAGGTTTTTGCCGGCCAGCACTTCAGGTGCGCTGACATCGCGGCGCGCCGGTACGGCGAGGTTGCGGCTGTAGAAAAGCACCAGGCGCAGGATGTTATCGCTGACTTCCGGCTCGCCATCGGGGCTGTTGCCGTTCGGAGCGGTTTTGCAGGCGGTTTGCGTGTCGGTACAGTCATCAACGGTTCTCAGGCTGGTCGTGAGGCCCATATCACCGGAAAATGCGTGCACATTTTGTTGATTGAGGTTTGGTTGCCCGGCCTTCCAGCCAAATCGCCCGAGGACGGTTTTCTGCTGGGCGTCGTCCCAGACCCGGTTCGGGCGTCCGGCGATGCCGTTGTTTTCTTTCGCCTGAGCATCGGCGTTGGCCAGGATCGCTGCTTCGGGGATGGCTTCAAGCAAGCCGAGGCCGATCATCGGCGGTGCAACCCGCGCGGAGAAACGGGTGTCGGGGTGCATCGGGCCGTAGCCCAGCTGGGTGATGTTCAGGTTCGGCTTGCGCAACTCGACTTCGGTGCCGTCCTTGAAGCGAACCGCCACCGGCGTGTAATCGACGCGCACTTTGCCTTCCGGGACCACGCCGGGGACGGCCATGTCCTGGAACTGCCCGCCGTAGACCGGCTCCGGCACCACACCCAGTTGCTCGATGACCTTGGCGTAGGCCGGGGCATCGGGGATCGACAGACGCACCAGCATCGACACGGCGTTCACCGCATCTGGCGTGGGCGGATGACCGCGGCCGTCCTTGATGTGGCAGTTCTGGCAGGCGTTGGTGTTGAACAGCGGACCCAGGCCGTCACGAGCGGTGGTGGTCGACGGGGCGATCACCCAGGGATTGCGGAAAAAACTGTTGCCGACGCTGAAGTCCACGCGCCGCGACGGCGGCAGGTTGGCGGAGGGCAGGGAAAACGCGTTCTGATCGGTCTTGCGCACGGTCGCATTTCCCCCGGAGCGGGCTTCACCGGGTTCGGCCTTGGTAAAACGCGGGGCGTCATCGCAGGCACTCAGGCCCAGGGCCAGAAACAGTGCGGATAAGCGAAGAGGCAGCGGAGGCATCAGACATCCTGCAAGACGAGCAAAACAAGGGCGCAAAGTCTAACAGGGCAGCGGGTTTTGAATAAGAGGAATTATCGTTTGCTTGATCTGGGGGCAGGTTTCAAGTTGGGACCGTGTCGTGGCCATCGCGGGCAAGCCACGCTCCTACAGATCTCGCATCGAACCTGTAGGAGCGGGCTTGCCCGCGATGAGGCCATCAACATCACTGACAAATCAGGCCAAAAAAAGGCGACCCGAGTCGCCTTTTTTTCACTCAGCCAGCGTTGATCAGAATTCGTGATCAGCGTTGTCCGGGTTCAGGTCGGCGATGCCCAGTTTGCCAGCGGCAGCCTCGATCGAACCGGTCTGCTTGACCAGAGAAGCGATGGCGTCGCGGACGATCTGGTTGCCAGCGGCGTTACCGGCAGCGATCAGCTGGTCGTAGTGCTCACCCTTGTTGGCATGATCAACGATGACCTGCATCTTGGCTTCAGTTGCAGCCAGGTCGGCTTTCAGTGCGGTGTCGGCAGCCGGGTCAACTTTGGCCACCAGGGACGACAGGCTGGCGCCGGTCATTTTGGTGCCGTCGACGCGAGTGTATTCACCCAGGTAAACGTTACGAGCGCCTTTGGCATCGTAGAACTGCGAGTTGTGGGTGTTGTCGCTGAAGCAATCGTGTTCGTCTTCCGGGGAGTTGGCTTCCAGGGAAACCTTCATGCGCTCGCCCGCCAGTTCGCCCAGGGACAGGCTGCCCATGCCGAACAGCATTTTGCGCAGGCCACTTTCAGCCGGTTCGGCTTCCAGGGTGGCGCGGTAGTTGTCGGCCACGTTTGGCTTCCAGTTGCCGACCATTTCTTCCAGGTCGCTGACCAGCAATTGCGTCACGGATTTCAGGTAGGCACGGCGACGATCGTTGTGACCGCCGGTGGCGCCTTTGCCTTCCAGGTAGTCCGAAGGCGGACGGTTGCCAGCACCAGGGCCGGTGCCGTTCAGGTCCTGGCCCCAGAGCAGAAATTCGATGGCGTGGTAGCCAGTGGCGACGTTGGCCTCGGAACCGCCCAGCTCGTTCAGGCTGGCGAGTTTTTCCGGGGTGATGTCTTTCACATCGACCTTGTCTTCGCCGACCTGGATCTGGGTGTTGGCGATGATGTTGGCGGTGGCACCAGGGTTACCCAGTGCGTGTTCGTAGGATTTGTCGACGTAGTCGATCAGGCCTTCGTCCAGTGGCCAGGCGTTCACCTGACCTTCCCAGTCGTCGATGATGGTGTTGCCGAAGCGGAACACTTCGCTCTGCAGGTAAGGAACGCGAGCGGCGATCCAGGCAGCCTTGGCAGCTTTCAGGGTGTCCGCGTTCGGCTTGGCGAGGAAAGCGTCGACGGCGGTTTGCAGGGTTTTCGCAGTGGATTCGGCATCGCTGTAGACAGCGAATACGATGTCGGCGTAGTGCGCGACAACGGCTTTGGCGGCGGCTTCGTCGACTTTGGAGGCAGCAGCAGGTGCAGCGGCTGGAGCAGCCGGGGCAGCTGCGGTGCTGGCAGCCGGCGCAGGAGCGGCAGCTTTGTCTTTGTCTTTGCCTTCACCGCAACCGGCGAGGGAAATTGCGATGGCCAACAGACTGGCGGTAGCCAGAGGCATACGAATCATGGCGAACATCCTGCTTCGAGAGGGGGTGGTATGACGCGCCCAGCGCGCAAAACTGCCACATAATGCAAATCTTTCGCATTATGTGTAAAGGGTTGTGCTTGGAAATATTTCTTATTCACGAAGCGGTTGCGTTGGATCAAAGAGCCAGACGCAGCCGATTCATCAAAGGATGGCCGCATTGCTGCGCTGGGCCTGCCTCAGGTAGGCGCTCAATTCCCGTGTCGGCAGGGGTTTACTGTAGAAATAACCCTGACCTTCGTGGCAGCCCTCGGAGATGATGTAAGCCTCTTGCTCGGCCGTTTCCACGCCTTCTGCAATCACCTGCATGCCCAGGCTCTTGCCCAACTGGATGATGGCGCGAACGATGGTCGCATCGTCGTCGTCATCGAGCAGATCCTGAACGAAGCTCTTGTCGATCTTGATCTTGTCTAGCGGCAGGCTTTTCAAATAGCTAAGGGATGAATAGCCGGTCCCGAAGTCATCGATCGCGATCAACGCGCCGGAGCGCCGCAGGCTGAGCAAATGCTGGGCGGCGGTGCTGATGTCTTCCATCAGGCCGGTCTCGGTGACTTCCAGCTCCAGGCTGCGCGGTGGCAGGCGATACATCTGCAGCAGGTTGTTGACCACCCGTGGCAATTCGGCGTGGTGCAATTGTACGGTGGACAGGTTTACCGCCATGCGCAGGTCGGTGAAGCCCTGGTCATGCCAGTCCC
The Pseudomonas sp. MYb327 DNA segment above includes these coding regions:
- a CDS encoding di-heme oxidoredictase family protein, with protein sequence MPPLPLRLSALFLALGLSACDDAPRFTKAEPGEARSGGNATVRKTDQNAFSLPSANLPPSRRVDFSVGNSFFRNPWVIAPSTTTARDGLGPLFNTNACQNCHIKDGRGHPPTPDAVNAVSMLVRLSIPDAPAYAKVIEQLGVVPEPVYGGQFQDMAVPGVVPEGKVRVDYTPVAVRFKDGTEVELRKPNLNITQLGYGPMHPDTRFSARVAPPMIGLGLLEAIPEAAILANADAQAKENNGIAGRPNRVWDDAQQKTVLGRFGWKAGQPNLNQQNVHAFSGDMGLTTSLRTVDDCTDTQTACKTAPNGNSPDGEPEVSDNILRLVLFYSRNLAVPARRDVSAPEVLAGKNLFYQAGCQSCHTPKYTTAANAAEPELANQVIRPYSDLLLHDMGDGLADNRTEFQASGRDWRTPPLWGIGLTEAVSGHTQFLHDGRARNLLEAVLWHGGEAKAAQQQVLSFNAEQRAALLAFLNSL
- a CDS encoding imelysin family protein → MIRMPLATASLLAIAISLAGCGEGKDKDKAAAPAPAASTAAAPAAPAAAPAAASKVDEAAAKAVVAHYADIVFAVYSDAESTAKTLQTAVDAFLAKPNADTLKAAKAAWIAARVPYLQSEVFRFGNTIIDDWEGQVNAWPLDEGLIDYVDKSYEHALGNPGATANIIANTQIQVGEDKVDVKDITPEKLASLNELGGSEANVATGYHAIEFLLWGQDLNGTGPGAGNRPPSDYLEGKGATGGHNDRRRAYLKSVTQLLVSDLEEMVGNWKPNVADNYRATLEAEPAESGLRKMLFGMGSLSLGELAGERMKVSLEANSPEDEHDCFSDNTHNSQFYDAKGARNVYLGEYTRVDGTKMTGASLSSLVAKVDPAADTALKADLAATEAKMQVIVDHANKGEHYDQLIAAGNAAGNQIVRDAIASLVKQTGSIEAAAGKLGIADLNPDNADHEF